The following proteins come from a genomic window of Mycobacterium sp. DL:
- a CDS encoding F0F1 ATP synthase subunit gamma: MAATLRELRGRIRSAGSIKKITKAQELIATSRIAKAQARVQAARPYSTEITSMLTELASASALDHPLLVQRENPKRAGVLVVSSDRGLCGAYNANVLRQSEELFALLRDEGKKPEVYVVGRKALGYYNFRQREVTESWTGFSERPTYENAREIADTLVTAFMSGADDEGDDAGDDGILGVDELHIVFTEFRSMLSQSAVARRIAPMVVEYVEDEPEDDGPRTLFSFEPDPETLFDALLPRYVATRVYAALLESAASESASRRRAMKSASDNADDLIKDLTLMANRERQAQITQEISEIVGGANALADA, encoded by the coding sequence ATGGCTGCAACACTGCGCGAACTTCGCGGGCGCATCCGTTCCGCCGGGTCGATCAAGAAGATCACCAAGGCCCAGGAACTGATCGCAACCTCGCGAATCGCCAAGGCCCAGGCCCGAGTCCAGGCGGCTCGGCCCTATTCCACCGAGATCACCAGCATGCTCACCGAGCTTGCCAGTGCCAGCGCGCTCGATCATCCGTTGCTTGTGCAGCGGGAGAATCCGAAGCGGGCGGGCGTGCTCGTGGTGTCGTCGGACCGCGGGCTGTGCGGAGCCTACAACGCCAACGTGCTGCGGCAGTCCGAGGAGCTCTTCGCGCTGCTGCGCGACGAGGGCAAGAAGCCGGAGGTGTACGTCGTCGGGCGGAAAGCTCTGGGCTACTACAACTTCCGCCAGCGTGAGGTGACCGAATCCTGGACCGGGTTCTCCGAGCGGCCCACCTACGAGAACGCCCGCGAAATCGCCGACACCCTGGTGACGGCGTTCATGTCCGGCGCCGACGACGAGGGCGATGATGCCGGCGACGACGGCATCCTCGGTGTCGACGAACTGCACATCGTCTTCACCGAATTCAGGTCGATGCTTTCGCAGTCTGCGGTCGCGCGGCGGATCGCGCCGATGGTCGTCGAGTACGTCGAGGACGAACCCGAGGACGACGGGCCCCGCACGCTCTTCTCGTTCGAGCCGGACCCGGAGACGTTGTTCGACGCACTGCTCCCGCGTTACGTCGCGACCCGCGTGTACGCGGCGCTGCTGGAGTCGGCCGCGTCGGAGTCCGCATCGCGGCGCCGCGCCATGAAGTCGGCCTCGGACAACGCCGACGACCTGATCAAGGACCTGACCCTGATGGCGAACCGCGAACGTCAGGCCCAGATCACCCAGGAAATCAGTGAGATCGTCGGCGGCGCCAACGCGCTCGCCGACGCCTGA
- the atpB gene encoding F0F1 ATP synthase subunit A, producing the protein MSEQILALQVGHHTEQEWFGMTVNVDTVLSTAIAAAVVLVLAFILRAKVTSTGVPGGVQLFFETVTIQFRNQVESAIGMKIAPFILPLAVSLFTFILIANWIAVLPVQYTGSDGLEHELLKPPAADVNFVFALAAFVFIAYHAAGIWRRGFLGHPAKLLKGHVAFLAPINLVEEIAKPISLSLRLFGNIFAGSIMIGLIAMFPAWILWAPNAIWKAFDLFIGLIQAFIFSLLTILYFGQSMELDHEDDHH; encoded by the coding sequence ATGAGCGAACAAATCCTGGCTCTCCAGGTCGGCCACCACACCGAGCAGGAGTGGTTCGGTATGACGGTCAATGTCGACACCGTGTTGTCGACGGCGATCGCGGCCGCGGTCGTGCTGGTGCTGGCGTTCATCCTGCGGGCGAAGGTCACCTCGACCGGTGTCCCAGGTGGTGTCCAGCTGTTCTTCGAGACCGTGACCATTCAGTTCCGCAATCAGGTCGAGAGCGCGATCGGGATGAAGATCGCCCCCTTCATCCTGCCGCTGGCGGTCAGCCTGTTCACCTTCATCCTGATCGCCAACTGGATAGCAGTGCTGCCCGTGCAGTACACCGGCAGCGACGGCCTCGAGCACGAGCTCCTCAAGCCCCCGGCTGCCGACGTCAACTTCGTCTTCGCGCTGGCGGCGTTCGTGTTCATCGCCTACCACGCGGCGGGGATCTGGCGTCGTGGCTTCCTCGGCCACCCCGCGAAGCTGCTCAAGGGTCACGTGGCGTTCCTCGCGCCGATCAACCTCGTCGAGGAGATCGCGAAGCCCATCTCGTTGTCACTGCGACTTTTCGGCAACATTTTTGCCGGCAGCATCATGATCGGGCTGATCGCGATGTTCCCGGCGTGGATCCTGTGGGCGCCCAACGCGATCTGGAAGGCCTTCGACCTGTTCATTGGCCTCATCCAGGCGTTCATCTTCTCGTTGTTGACGATCCTCTACTTCGGGCAGTCAATGGAGCTCGATCACGAGGACGACCACCACTGA
- the atpD gene encoding F0F1 ATP synthase subunit beta encodes MTATAEDTKSDSKSGTAGRVVRITGPVVDVEFPRGSVPELFNALNTEITYGDLAKTLTLEVAQHLGDNLVRTISMQPTDGLVRGVEVTDSGKSISVPVGDGVKGHVFNALGACLDEPGYGEDFDHWSIHRKPPPFAELEPRTEMLETGLKVVDLLTPYVRGGKIALFGGAGVGKTVLIQEMINRIARNFGGTSVFAGVGERTREGNDLWVELADADVLKDTALVFGQMDEPPGTRMRVALSALTMAEYFRDEKQQDVLLFIDNIFRFTQAGSEVSTLLGRMPSAVGYQPTLADEMGELQERITSTRGRSITSMQAVYVPADDYTDPAPATTFAHLDATTELSRNVFSKGIFPAVDPLASSSTILDPAVVGDEHYRVAQEVIRILQRYKDLQDIIAILGVDELSEEDKQLVNRARRIERFLSQNMMAAEQFTGQPGSTVPLKETIEAFDKLSKGDFDHLPEQAFFLIGGLDDLAKKAESLGAKL; translated from the coding sequence ATGACTGCTACCGCAGAAGACACCAAGAGCGACAGCAAGAGCGGAACAGCCGGTCGCGTCGTACGTATCACCGGGCCGGTCGTCGACGTCGAGTTCCCGCGGGGTTCGGTACCCGAGCTGTTCAATGCCCTGAACACGGAGATCACCTACGGGGACCTGGCCAAGACGCTGACCCTCGAGGTCGCCCAGCACCTCGGGGACAACCTGGTCCGCACCATCTCCATGCAGCCTACCGACGGTCTGGTCCGTGGTGTCGAGGTGACCGACTCCGGTAAGTCCATCTCGGTGCCTGTCGGTGACGGGGTCAAGGGTCACGTCTTCAACGCCCTGGGTGCCTGCCTGGACGAGCCCGGCTACGGCGAGGACTTCGACCACTGGTCAATCCACCGCAAGCCGCCGCCATTCGCCGAACTCGAGCCCCGCACCGAGATGCTGGAGACCGGCCTCAAGGTCGTCGACCTGCTCACCCCGTACGTGCGTGGCGGCAAGATCGCCCTGTTCGGCGGTGCCGGCGTGGGCAAGACCGTGCTGATCCAGGAGATGATCAACCGCATCGCCCGCAACTTCGGTGGTACCTCGGTGTTCGCCGGCGTGGGCGAGCGCACCCGTGAGGGCAACGACCTCTGGGTCGAGCTCGCCGACGCCGACGTGCTCAAGGACACCGCTCTGGTGTTCGGCCAGATGGACGAGCCGCCCGGCACCCGTATGCGGGTGGCACTCTCGGCACTCACGATGGCCGAGTACTTCCGCGACGAGAAGCAGCAGGACGTGCTGCTGTTCATCGACAACATCTTCCGGTTCACCCAGGCCGGTTCCGAGGTGTCCACCCTGCTCGGCCGTATGCCGTCCGCGGTGGGCTACCAGCCCACGCTGGCCGACGAGATGGGTGAGCTGCAGGAGCGCATCACCTCGACGCGCGGTCGCTCGATCACGTCGATGCAGGCTGTGTACGTGCCCGCCGACGACTACACCGACCCGGCGCCGGCAACCACCTTCGCCCACCTGGACGCCACGACGGAACTCAGCCGAAATGTGTTCTCCAAGGGCATCTTCCCGGCAGTGGACCCGCTGGCGTCGTCCTCGACGATCCTGGATCCTGCGGTCGTCGGCGACGAGCACTACCGGGTGGCGCAGGAAGTCATCCGGATCCTGCAGCGCTACAAGGATCTCCAGGACATCATCGCCATCCTCGGTGTCGACGAGCTGTCCGAAGAGGACAAGCAGCTGGTCAACCGGGCGCGCCGGATCGAGCGCTTCCTGAGCCAGAACATGATGGCGGCCGAGCAGTTCACCGGTCAGCCCGGTTCGACGGTGCCGCTCAAGGAGACCATCGAGGCGTTCGACAAGCTGAGCAAGGGCGATTTCGACCACCTTCCCGAGCAGGCGTTCTTCCTGATCGGTGGACTGGACGATCTGGCCAAGAAGGCAGAGAGCCTCGGCGCCAAGTTGTGA
- the atpA gene encoding F0F1 ATP synthase subunit alpha, whose translation MAELTISASDIEGAIEDYVSSFTAESEREEIGTVIDAGDGIAHVEGLPSVMTQELLEFPGGVLGVALNLDEHSVGVVILGDFEKIEQGQQVKRTGEVLSVPVGDAFLGRVVNPLGQPIDGQGDIESDTRRVLELQAPSVIQRQGVSEPLQTGIKAIDSQTPIGRGQRQLIIGDRKTGKTAVCVDTILNQRQAWETGDPKQQVRCVYVAIGQKGTTIASVKRALEEGGAMEYTTIVAAPASDAAGFKWLAPYTGSAIGQHWMYDGKHVLIVFDDLSKQADAYRAISLLLRRPPGREAFPGDVFYLHSRLLERCAKLSDELGGGSMTGLPVIETKASDISAFIPTNVISITDGQCFLESDLFNQGVRPAINVGVSVSRVGGAAQIKAMKEVAGSLRLELSQYRELEAFAAFASDLDAASKAQLERGARLVELLKQPQYTPYSVEDQVVAIFLGTKGHLDSVPVEDVSRFETEVLEHVKASHDEILKEIRESKKLSEEAEKKLTDVINEFKKGFSATDGSSVVVNEAETEAMDEEDVEKESVKVRKPAPKK comes from the coding sequence ATGGCAGAGTTGACAATCTCGGCTTCTGACATCGAGGGTGCAATCGAGGACTACGTCTCCTCCTTCACCGCCGAATCCGAACGCGAGGAAATCGGCACCGTCATCGACGCGGGCGACGGCATCGCCCACGTCGAGGGACTACCTTCGGTGATGACCCAGGAGCTCCTGGAGTTCCCCGGCGGTGTCCTCGGTGTGGCGCTGAACCTCGATGAGCACAGCGTCGGCGTCGTGATCCTCGGTGATTTCGAGAAGATCGAACAGGGACAGCAGGTCAAGCGCACCGGTGAGGTGCTCTCGGTCCCGGTCGGCGACGCGTTCCTCGGACGTGTCGTCAACCCTCTCGGTCAGCCGATCGACGGCCAGGGCGACATCGAGTCGGACACCCGCCGCGTGCTCGAATTGCAGGCACCGTCGGTGATTCAACGCCAGGGTGTCTCGGAGCCGCTGCAGACCGGCATCAAGGCCATCGACTCGCAGACCCCGATCGGTCGCGGGCAGCGCCAGCTGATCATCGGCGACCGCAAGACCGGCAAGACCGCGGTCTGCGTCGACACGATCCTCAACCAGCGGCAAGCCTGGGAGACCGGTGACCCGAAGCAGCAGGTGCGCTGCGTGTACGTCGCGATCGGTCAGAAGGGCACCACGATCGCCAGCGTGAAGCGCGCTCTCGAAGAGGGTGGCGCGATGGAGTACACCACCATCGTCGCCGCGCCGGCTTCCGACGCTGCCGGCTTCAAGTGGCTTGCGCCGTACACCGGCTCAGCCATCGGTCAGCACTGGATGTACGACGGCAAGCACGTCCTCATCGTGTTCGACGACCTGTCCAAGCAGGCCGACGCCTACCGCGCGATCTCGCTGCTGCTGCGCCGTCCGCCGGGCCGCGAAGCCTTCCCCGGTGACGTGTTCTACCTGCATTCGCGGCTCCTGGAACGTTGCGCGAAGCTGTCCGACGAACTGGGCGGTGGATCGATGACCGGGCTGCCGGTCATCGAGACCAAGGCCAGCGACATCTCGGCGTTCATCCCGACCAACGTCATCTCGATCACCGACGGCCAGTGCTTCCTGGAATCCGATCTGTTCAACCAGGGTGTGCGGCCGGCCATCAACGTCGGTGTGTCGGTGTCCCGTGTTGGTGGTGCGGCCCAGATCAAGGCCATGAAAGAGGTTGCGGGCTCGCTGCGTCTGGAGCTGTCGCAGTACCGTGAGCTCGAAGCGTTCGCCGCCTTCGCCTCAGATCTGGACGCGGCGTCGAAGGCGCAGCTGGAGCGTGGCGCCCGGCTGGTCGAGCTGCTCAAGCAGCCGCAGTACACGCCGTACTCGGTCGAGGATCAGGTTGTCGCGATCTTCCTCGGTACCAAGGGTCACCTCGATTCAGTTCCGGTGGAGGATGTTTCGCGCTTCGAGACCGAGGTTCTCGAACACGTCAAAGCATCACACGACGAGATCCTCAAGGAGATTCGGGAGTCCAAGAAGCTCTCCGAGGAGGCCGAGAAGAAGTTGACCGACGTCATCAACGAGTTCAAGAAGGGCTTCTCGGCTACCGACGGCAGTTCGGTGGTCGTGAACGAGGCCGAGACTGAGGCCATGGACGAGGAAGACGTCGAGAAGGAATCCGTCAAGGTCCGCAAGCCGGCCCCCAAAAAGTAG
- a CDS encoding ATP synthase subunit I — translation MTTPAHEAPLVLPAVAFRPVVLSAICAAITATAVAIAAVLGYPMFGVFFGVGLALGLLNALLVRRAVQAITAKDHPLKSQMALNSATRLLVITAVGLTIAFVFRPQGLGVLFGLALFQVILVLTTSLPVLKKLRAGEDPEDPLTAQAPTTSNDG, via the coding sequence GTGACAACGCCAGCGCACGAAGCGCCGTTGGTGTTGCCCGCCGTGGCATTCAGGCCTGTGGTTCTCTCCGCGATCTGCGCAGCGATCACCGCCACCGCGGTCGCCATCGCAGCAGTGCTGGGCTACCCGATGTTCGGGGTGTTCTTCGGCGTCGGCTTGGCGCTCGGCTTGCTCAATGCGCTGCTGGTTCGACGGGCCGTCCAGGCGATCACCGCCAAGGACCATCCCCTGAAGAGTCAGATGGCGCTCAACTCCGCCACCCGGTTGCTGGTCATCACCGCTGTCGGGCTGACCATCGCGTTCGTGTTCCGGCCGCAGGGCCTCGGGGTGCTGTTCGGCTTGGCACTGTTCCAGGTCATCCTGGTGCTCACCACCTCGCTGCCGGTGCTCAAGAAGTTGCGCGCCGGCGAGGACCCCGAGGACCCACTGACAGCTCAAGCGCCTACTACATCCAACGACGGATAA
- a CDS encoding F0F1 ATP synthase subunit epsilon produces the protein MAELNVEIVAVERELWSGEATFVFTRTTAGEIGILPRHIPLVAELVDDAMVRVEREGEDDLRIAVEGGFLSVTDEAVRILVERAEFESEINADDAKQDSESDDESTAAWGRARLRALGQID, from the coding sequence ATGGCCGAACTGAACGTCGAGATCGTCGCAGTGGAGCGCGAGCTGTGGTCGGGTGAAGCCACGTTCGTGTTCACCCGCACCACCGCCGGCGAAATCGGCATCCTGCCGCGCCACATCCCGTTGGTTGCCGAACTTGTCGACGACGCGATGGTTCGTGTGGAGCGCGAGGGTGAGGACGACCTGCGGATTGCGGTCGAAGGCGGATTCCTGTCGGTCACCGACGAAGCCGTCCGAATCCTGGTCGAGCGTGCCGAGTTCGAGTCGGAGATCAACGCCGACGATGCGAAGCAGGACTCGGAATCGGACGACGAGAGCACCGCGGCATGGGGCAGGGCGCGGCTTCGCGCTCTGGGTCAGATCGACTAG
- a CDS encoding F0F1 ATP synthase subunit B/delta — protein MSTLIGNLVGFAIIGFLVWKYVVPLVRKMMHQQQEAVRVALEESKSAEEKLANADQMHAKALEDAKSDGAKVTDEARADSARIVEQLREQAATDAERIKAQGEQQVQLLRQQTIRGLRQNLGVESVQKAEDLVRNFVADPAAQSSIVDKFLDELDDMAPSPAVLTAGATLNLRAASRDALAALVKEFESVTDGADAETLTALAENLPAVAKLLLDEPALNKALAQPTEESAAKVQMVERLFTDKVDANTLKLLNTAVSQRWSSEANLIDAVEHVARLALLVRAERDGQAEEVEEQLFRFGRVLDNESRLSRLLSDHMVPTERRVSLLQNVLDSGGGVNATAAALLTQTVELLRGEPAEVAVNELAELAVARRGEVVAEVTAAADLSDEQATRLTEVLSRIYGHPVSVQLNIDPAVLGGLLIAVGDEVIDGSISSRLEAARTGLPD, from the coding sequence ATGTCGACTCTGATCGGAAACCTCGTCGGTTTCGCCATCATCGGCTTCCTGGTGTGGAAGTACGTCGTGCCGCTGGTCCGCAAGATGATGCACCAGCAGCAGGAGGCGGTGCGGGTTGCGCTCGAGGAGAGCAAGTCCGCCGAGGAGAAACTCGCCAACGCCGACCAGATGCACGCCAAGGCACTCGAGGACGCCAAGTCCGACGGCGCCAAGGTGACCGACGAAGCTCGTGCGGATTCTGCGCGCATCGTCGAGCAACTGCGTGAGCAGGCCGCGACCGACGCCGAGCGGATCAAAGCGCAAGGGGAGCAGCAGGTTCAGCTGCTTCGGCAGCAGACGATCCGTGGCCTTCGCCAGAACCTCGGTGTCGAATCCGTGCAGAAGGCCGAGGACCTCGTCCGCAACTTCGTCGCCGACCCGGCGGCCCAGTCGTCGATCGTCGACAAGTTCCTCGACGAACTCGATGACATGGCACCGTCGCCGGCAGTGCTGACGGCGGGAGCGACTCTCAACCTGCGGGCGGCGAGCCGCGACGCGCTGGCTGCGCTCGTCAAGGAATTCGAATCGGTCACCGATGGTGCCGACGCCGAGACCCTGACCGCGCTTGCAGAGAACCTGCCTGCCGTCGCGAAGTTGCTTCTCGATGAGCCGGCACTGAACAAGGCTCTTGCCCAGCCGACCGAAGAGTCGGCCGCGAAGGTGCAGATGGTGGAGCGGCTGTTCACCGACAAGGTCGACGCCAACACGCTGAAACTCCTCAACACCGCCGTCTCGCAGCGTTGGTCGAGTGAAGCGAACCTCATCGACGCTGTCGAGCATGTCGCCCGGCTCGCACTTCTGGTGCGTGCGGAGCGGGATGGCCAGGCCGAAGAGGTCGAGGAGCAGTTGTTCCGGTTCGGTCGGGTCCTCGACAACGAATCGCGGTTGAGCAGGCTGCTGTCTGACCATATGGTGCCTACCGAGCGCCGGGTCAGCCTGTTGCAGAACGTGCTCGACTCCGGCGGCGGGGTGAACGCCACCGCGGCGGCACTGTTGACGCAGACCGTCGAACTGCTTCGCGGTGAACCCGCTGAAGTCGCCGTGAACGAGCTTGCTGAGCTCGCTGTCGCACGGCGTGGCGAGGTCGTTGCCGAGGTCACCGCTGCGGCGGACCTGTCCGACGAACAAGCCACGCGTCTGACGGAGGTGCTGAGCCGGATCTACGGCCACCCGGTGTCGGTTCAGCTGAACATCGACCCCGCCGTGCTCGGTGGGCTCCTGATCGCTGTCGGTGACGAAGTCATCGACGGCTCCATCTCATCCCGGTTGGAAGCGGCCCGCACAGGGCTTCCGGACTGA
- a CDS encoding F0F1 ATP synthase subunit C, which produces MDPTIAAGALIGGGLIMAGGAIGAGIGNGVAGNALISGIARQPEAQGRLFTPFFITVGLVEAAYFINLAFMALFVFATPVS; this is translated from the coding sequence ATGGATCCCACAATCGCTGCCGGCGCGCTCATCGGCGGTGGTCTGATCATGGCGGGCGGCGCTATCGGTGCCGGTATCGGTAACGGTGTTGCCGGTAATGCGCTGATCTCGGGCATCGCACGCCAGCCGGAAGCCCAGGGCCGACTGTTCACTCCGTTCTTCATCACCGTCGGTCTGGTCGAAGCGGCGTACTTCATCAACCTGGCGTTCATGGCTCTGTTCGTCTTCGCCACCCCGGTCAGCTAA
- the murA gene encoding UDP-N-acetylglucosamine 1-carboxyvinyltransferase: MSERFVVTGGSRLSGAVAVGGAKNSVLKLMAAALLAEGTSTITNCPDILDVPLMAEVLRGLGATVELDGDVVIVTSPDELKYDADFAAVRQFRASVCVLGPLVGRCKRAKVALPGGDAIGSRPLDMHQTGLRLLGARCNIEHGCVVAEADHLRGAEIQLEFPSVGATENILMAAVLAEGVTTIYNAAREPDVVDLCTMLSQMGAHITGAGSSTLSITGVDRLYPTEHRVIGDRIVAATWGIAAAMTRGDISVTGVDPQHLQLVLHKLHDAGATVTQSDDGFRVVQYERPKAVNVATLPFPGFPTDLQPMAIGLAAIADGTSMITENVFEARFRFVEEMIRLGADARTDGHHAVVRGIPQLSSAPVWSSDIRAGAGLVLAGLVADGDTEVHDVFHIDRGYPNFVENLVDLGAEIERVT, encoded by the coding sequence GTGAGCGAGCGTTTCGTAGTGACCGGTGGTAGCCGGTTATCGGGCGCAGTTGCCGTCGGGGGCGCCAAGAACAGCGTGTTGAAGCTGATGGCGGCCGCGCTGCTGGCAGAGGGCACGAGCACCATCACCAACTGCCCCGACATCCTCGACGTGCCGCTGATGGCCGAGGTGCTCCGGGGACTCGGCGCCACCGTCGAACTCGACGGTGACGTCGTCATCGTCACCTCACCGGACGAGCTGAAGTACGACGCGGACTTCGCCGCGGTCCGTCAGTTCCGCGCATCGGTGTGTGTCCTCGGTCCGCTGGTCGGCCGTTGCAAGCGCGCAAAAGTTGCGTTGCCCGGCGGCGACGCCATCGGCTCCCGCCCACTCGACATGCATCAGACAGGGCTTCGCCTGCTCGGTGCGCGGTGCAACATCGAGCACGGTTGTGTGGTCGCGGAGGCCGACCACCTGCGCGGGGCCGAGATCCAGTTGGAGTTCCCCTCGGTGGGGGCGACCGAGAACATTCTGATGGCTGCGGTCCTCGCCGAGGGCGTGACCACGATCTACAACGCTGCCCGCGAACCCGATGTCGTCGACCTGTGCACGATGCTCAGTCAGATGGGCGCCCACATCACCGGCGCCGGGTCATCCACCTTGTCGATCACCGGTGTCGACCGGCTCTATCCCACCGAGCATCGGGTCATCGGCGACCGGATCGTGGCGGCGACCTGGGGCATCGCGGCGGCGATGACTCGCGGGGACATCTCGGTCACCGGTGTGGATCCGCAGCACCTGCAGTTGGTGCTTCACAAACTGCACGATGCCGGAGCCACGGTGACACAGTCCGACGACGGCTTCCGCGTGGTGCAGTACGAACGGCCCAAGGCGGTGAACGTCGCGACGCTGCCCTTCCCGGGGTTCCCGACCGACCTGCAGCCGATGGCCATCGGCCTGGCGGCGATCGCGGACGGCACGTCGATGATCACCGAGAATGTCTTCGAAGCCAGGTTCCGGTTCGTCGAGGAGATGATCAGGCTCGGGGCCGATGCCCGGACCGACGGCCACCATGCGGTCGTGCGGGGGATACCGCAGCTGTCCAGTGCCCCGGTGTGGTCCTCGGACATCCGCGCCGGCGCCGGACTCGTGTTGGCCGGACTGGTCGCCGATGGTGACACCGAGGTGCACGACGTCTTTCACATCGACCGCGGGTACCCGAACTTCGTGGAAAATCTGGTCGATCTGGGCGCGGAGATCGAGCGGGTGACGTAG
- a CDS encoding cob(I)yrinic acid a,c-diamide adenosyltransferase, protein MAVHLTRIYTRTGDDGTTGLSDFSRVSKNDARLAAYADCDETNAAIGVAVALGDPDQRVLDVLRQIQNDLFDAGADLSTPVVENPEYPPLRIKQSYIDRLESWCDEFNEPLPALTSFILPGGTPLSALLHVARTVSRRAERSAWHAMDTHGDSISVLPAKYLNRLSDLLFILSRVANPQGDVLWHPGGQSQ, encoded by the coding sequence ATGGCTGTACACCTGACGCGCATCTACACCCGGACCGGCGACGATGGCACCACCGGGCTGAGCGACTTCAGCAGGGTTTCCAAGAACGACGCCCGGCTGGCGGCATACGCCGACTGTGACGAGACCAACGCCGCAATCGGTGTCGCCGTCGCACTGGGTGACCCTGATCAGCGAGTTCTCGACGTACTGCGGCAGATTCAGAACGATCTGTTCGACGCGGGTGCCGATCTGTCGACACCTGTGGTGGAGAACCCCGAGTATCCGCCCCTTCGCATCAAGCAGAGCTACATCGACCGCCTCGAGTCGTGGTGCGACGAGTTCAACGAGCCGCTGCCGGCGCTGACCTCGTTCATCCTGCCGGGCGGAACCCCGCTCTCAGCGCTGCTCCATGTAGCGCGCACCGTGTCGCGGCGAGCGGAGCGATCGGCATGGCACGCGATGGACACCCATGGTGATTCGATCAGCGTGCTGCCGGCGAAATACCTCAACCGGCTGTCGGATCTGCTCTTCATCCTGTCCCGGGTGGCGAACCCCCAGGGGGACGTCCTGTGGCACCCGGGCGGGCAGAGTCAGTAG
- a CDS encoding DUF2550 domain-containing protein, translating to MSASVLFMVALIGVLLVVVAALSYRLWKLRQVGGTAAILRDVPAVGGHGWRHGVMRYRGGEAGFYRLSSMRWWPDRTLSRRGLEIVSRRSPRGDEFDIMTEEIVILELQDVAPESGRGYEIALDRGALTAFTSWLESRPSPRARRRTY from the coding sequence ATGAGCGCGTCCGTGCTGTTCATGGTCGCGCTGATCGGTGTGCTCCTGGTCGTGGTGGCAGCGCTGAGCTACCGGCTGTGGAAGCTGCGGCAAGTCGGCGGTACGGCGGCGATACTTCGCGACGTCCCCGCAGTCGGCGGCCACGGCTGGCGGCACGGCGTGATGCGATACCGCGGAGGCGAAGCCGGTTTCTATCGGCTGTCCAGCATGCGTTGGTGGCCCGATCGAACACTGAGCCGACGAGGTCTGGAAATCGTGTCGCGACGGTCTCCGCGCGGTGACGAGTTCGACATCATGACCGAAGAGATCGTCATTCTCGAGCTTCAAGATGTCGCGCCGGAAAGCGGGCGCGGCTACGAGATCGCCCTCGATCGGGGCGCGCTGACGGCTTTCACCTCGTGGTTGGAGTCGCGGCCGTCGCCGAGGGCCCGGCGCCGTACCTACTGA
- a CDS encoding F0F1 ATP synthase subunit B, whose translation MGELSATILAVEDVGETSNFLLPNGTFFVVLLIFLVVLGVIAKWVVPPVSKVLAEREAMLAKTAADNKEAAKQLEAARADYQQAMATARGEASSIRDEARTEGRKVVDAKRAEAGDEVAQQLESANNELSQNAEATSSQLESSVGDLSSTLASRILGVEVTASSSPSTSGGGR comes from the coding sequence ATGGGTGAACTGAGCGCAACCATTCTGGCGGTGGAGGACGTCGGGGAGACAAGCAACTTCCTGCTCCCCAACGGCACGTTCTTCGTCGTGCTGTTGATCTTCCTGGTGGTGCTCGGCGTGATTGCCAAATGGGTGGTTCCGCCGGTCAGCAAGGTGTTGGCCGAACGTGAAGCCATGCTGGCCAAGACAGCCGCGGACAACAAGGAAGCGGCCAAGCAGCTCGAGGCTGCTCGCGCCGACTACCAGCAGGCGATGGCCACCGCACGAGGTGAGGCATCCAGCATCCGTGACGAGGCACGTACCGAGGGGCGCAAGGTCGTCGATGCCAAGCGTGCCGAGGCAGGAGACGAAGTCGCGCAGCAGCTGGAGAGCGCCAACAACGAGCTCTCGCAGAATGCTGAAGCGACATCGAGCCAGCTGGAGTCGTCGGTGGGGGATCTGTCCTCCACTCTGGCCAGCCGAATTCTGGGGGTTGAGGTGACAGCCTCATCGTCGCCGTCCACATCGGGTGGTGGTCGCTGA